A segment of the Streptomyces sp. ITFR-21 genome:
CTGGCCCAGTCCGCCGAACTGCGCGGCCACCTGGCGGCGTTCCGCTCGCTCCCCCCGCAGCGCGCCAACCGGCGCGGCGAGGCCGACATCGAGCTGGCCTCCGGCCACCGCGGCGAACCTGAACTGCACGGCACGTACGTCGACTACGAGGTCAGGCCGCGCGAGTACGAACTCAGCGTCGCGCAGACCGTGCTGCGGGTGCACAGCCGGGTCGCCGACCTCTACAACGAGCCGATGAACCAGACCGAGCAGCAACTCAAGCTCACCGTCGAGGCGTTGCGCGAGCGCCAGGAGAGCGAGCTGATCAACAACCCGGAGTTCGGGCTGCTTAACAACGCCGACTACGAGCAGCGGCTCCAGCCGCACGCCGGCCCGCCGCTGCCCGACGACCTGGACGAGCTGATCAGCCGCCGCCGCGGCACCCGCTACCTGCTGGCCCACCCGCGGGCCATCGCCGCCTTCGGCCGCGAGTGCACCCGGCGCGGCCTGTACCCGGACCCGGTGGAGGTGCTCGGCTCCACCGTCCCGGCCTGGCGCGGCGTCCCCATCCTGAGCTGCAACAAGATCCCGATCAGCGACGCCCGCACCACCTCGATCATCGCCGTCCGCACCGGCGAGGACGACCAAGGCGTCATCGGGCTCAACCAGACCGGGCTGCCCGACGAGTACGAACCCGGCCTCAACGTCCGCTTCATGGGCATCGACGAGAAGGCCGTCATCAGCTACCTGGTGAGCACGTACTTCTCTGCGGCCGTCCTGGTGCCGGACGCGCTGGGCGTGCTGGAGAACGTGAACGTGGCCAACTGGAACTGAGCGCGGCACATTCGGCCGGCCCCCGACCCGCCGGCCGCCCCGCCCGCTGACGGTCCCCGTACGAAGAGCGGCTCCCCTGCCGGGTCCGGCGGGGGAGCCGCTCCGCCGTTCCGCGCCTGCCTCAGGACGTGAGCACCAACTGCCGGAACACGTCGGCCGAGACGCCCAGTCCGGTGCCGAAGGGCGCGTCCAGGTCCCAGATCAGGAAGAGCAGGAAGGCGATGAGCGCGCTGAACAACCCGGCCAGCAGCAACTCCCGTGGTGACCGCCGGATCTGCAGCGTGAAGATGAGGCCGACCGTCACCAGCGCGCCGACGATCAGGCCGAACCACACCATGCCGGGCATCGTGGCACCGGCACTCTGCCCGCGCGACGCCCGAGCCTGATCGGCAGCGGCCACCTCGTCCACCACCGGCTGGTACGCCTGCGCGGCCAGGTCGCTCCTGGGGTCGAACTGTGTGACGTCGGCCCGTACCCGGTCGAGCAGCACCGTGCCCCGGGGCGAGAGTTCGCCGTGGTTCCGCAGGTACCGCCACTCGTGGTCGGTGACGAAGGCGGCGTACGCGTCCACGTCCGCGCGCACCTTGTCCCGCACCTGCGGCGGGTACACCTGAACCCGGGCCTTGACCTCGTGCAGCGCCTGCGCCTCGGCCAGGACGTCCGCCTGCGCGGCGCCGCGCCCCTCCCAGACCCCGGCGATGGCCAGGCCGAGGACGATGGCGTAGACCACGCCGATCATCATGACCATGTACTCGATGACGTCCGGCGTCTCGGACGGGTCGTCGTCTTCTGTGATCCTGCGCTGCCTGAGTACGACCACGCTGACCACCACGGCGCAGACCGCGACCATGGCGATGAGCAGTGCCACCCACTGCGACATGCTGAATTCCCCCTTGCTGTGGGTCAGTTGAACGGGTGCGGGTCAGTGGTTCCGGCGGTATGTGCGGGAGCCGGGCCGCAGCACCACCACGGCGAGCAGCGCCGGCACGGTGGTGAGCAGCATCGTCACGGTCAGCGCCTGCCGGTGCGGGGCGGGTGCGGCCGCCGGCTCGGGCTGCCGCACCGGCCACCTGACGGCCGCGGGCGTGACCGCGGGCGCGGGTGCGGTCGTCGGCGCGGGTTCGGGCATGGGCGGCGGGGCCGGGTCGGGCGTGGTCCGGGGCGCGGGAGCCGGGGCCGGCGCGGGGGCCGGCGCGGGGGCCGGCGGGGGCGGGGGTGAGGGGCGCGGTACCGGCGGCACGGCGGCGGGTGGCGCCGGGGTGGGAGTGGGAGTGGGGGTCGGGGTGGGCGTGGGCGGCGTCGTGGGCGTCGGCGTGGCGGTGGGAGTCGGCGACGGGCTGGGCGGCGGGCTCGTCGGAGGCGGCGGGGGCGGGGGCGGCGGCTTCACACAGGGCCAGGGCCAATGCCCATGCCGGCTCCCGAACAGCTGCGGCCACTGCCACGCGCCGTGCCACTGCCACTGCCACTGCCACGCCGCCGGCCAGCCCCACGGCCACGGCACACACCACTGCGGCGGATGTCCGTGTCCGGGCCCGTGGTGGTGCCCCGGTCCGGCCGGCGGACGGCCCCCGGGCCGGTGACGGCCTGGCGTGCTCACGTGCCCGGCCCCCTCGGGGCCCGTGACCGGTCCGG
Coding sequences within it:
- a CDS encoding family 2B encapsulin nanocompartment shell protein is translated as MSVDAGQDTTQGAPRNGQPRTSLDTAAARNLATTTKSAPQMQGISSRWLLRVLPWVQVNAGTYRVNRRLSYAVGDGRVTFVKTGSEVRVIPQELGEIAALRSFQDDGALTALADRFTQRQYGPGEVLAEAGQPADTVFLIAHGKVEKVGEGPYGEQNRLGVLADGDHFGEQALLTGDTTWEYTARAGAATTVLVLPRQELEPLLAQSAELRGHLAAFRSLPPQRANRRGEADIELASGHRGEPELHGTYVDYEVRPREYELSVAQTVLRVHSRVADLYNEPMNQTEQQLKLTVEALRERQESELINNPEFGLLNNADYEQRLQPHAGPPLPDDLDELISRRRGTRYLLAHPRAIAAFGRECTRRGLYPDPVEVLGSTVPAWRGVPILSCNKIPISDARTTSIIAVRTGEDDQGVIGLNQTGLPDEYEPGLNVRFMGIDEKAVISYLVSTYFSAAVLVPDALGVLENVNVANWN